One window of the Lynx canadensis isolate LIC74 chromosome D3, mLynCan4.pri.v2, whole genome shotgun sequence genome contains the following:
- the TSSK1B gene encoding testis-specific serine/threonine-protein kinase 1, producing MDDAAILKRRGYILGINLGEGSYAKVKSAYSERLKFNVAVKIIDRKKVPTDFLEKFLPREIEIQATLNHRSIIRTYEIFETSDGRIYIIMELGVQGDLLGFIRTRGALHEDDARKKFHQLSSAIKYCHDLDIVHRDLKCENILLDKDFNIKLSDFGFSKRCPRDDSGRLMLSKTFCGSAAYAAPEVLQGIPYQPKVCDIWSLGVILYIMVCGSMPYDDSNIKKMLRIQKEHRINFPRSKNLTGECKDLIYHLLQPDINRRLHIEEILSHCWVQPKAQGLSSGVINEEGESSRGAEPSWTPDTPDTPATKLELQEEARSETRPEIQSESKPDETMQMRVSRQSDPTGLNGELQSRETEEGVPSRPPETHT from the coding sequence ATGGATGACGCTGCCATCCTCAAGCGACGAGGCTACATCCTGGGGATAAATTTGGGAGAGGGCTCATACGCAAAAGTCAAGTCTGCTTACTCTGAGCGCCTGAAGTTCAACGTGGCGGTCAAGATCATCGACCGCAAGAAAGTCCCCACGGACTTCTTGGAGAAATTCCTTCCCCGGGAAATTGAGATTCAGGCCACGCTAAACCACCGCTCCATTATCAGGACCTACGAGATCTTTGAGACCTCTGATGGCCGCATCTACATCATCATGGAGCTCGGGGTCCAGGGCGACCTCCTCGGGTTCATCAGAACCCGGGGAGCCCTGCACGAGGATGATGCTCGCAAGAAGTTCCACCAGCTCTCCTCAGCCATCAAGTACTGCCATGACTTGGACATTGTCCACCGAGATCTCAAGTGTGAGAACATCCTCCTCGACAAGGACTTCAACATCAAGCTCTCTGACTTTGGCTTCTCCAAGCGCTGCCCGAGGGATGACAGTGGCCGACTGATGCTAAGCAAGACTTTCTGCGGGTCAGCAGCTTATGCAGCACCCGAGGTGCTGCAGGGCATCCCCTACCAGCCCAAGGTGTGTGACATCTGGAGTCTGGGTGTGATCCTCTACATCATGGTCTGTGGCTCCATGCCCTACGATGACTCCAACATCAAGAAGATGCTGCGCATCCAGAAGGAGCACCGCATCAACTTCCCCCGCTCCAAGAACCTGACGGGCGAGTGCAAAGACCTCATCTACCACCTGCTACAGCCAGACATCAACCGGCGGCTGCACATCGAGGAGATCCTCAGCCACTGCTGGGTGCAGCCCAAGGCACAGGGCCTGTCCTCTGGAGTCATCAACGAGGAGGGGGAGAGCTCCCGGGGTGCTGAGCCCTCGTGGACCCCTGATACTCCTGATACCCCAGCCACCAAGCTGGAGCTCCAGGAGGAAGCACGGTCCGAGACACGGCCTGAGATACAGTCCGAGTCAAAACCTGATGAGACGATGCAAATGCGGGTGTCAAGGCAGTCAGATCCCACGGGCCTTAATGGCGAGCTGCAAAGCAGGGAAACAGAGGAGGGGGTTCCCTCACGGCCTCCAGAGACACACACCTAG
- the TSSK2 gene encoding testis-specific serine/threonine-protein kinase 2, producing MDDAAVLRKKGYIVGINLGKGSYAKVKSAYSERLKFNVAVKIIDRKKTPTDFVERFLPREMDILATVNHRSIIKTYEIFETSDGRIYIVMELGVQGDLLEFIKCRGALHEDVARKMFRQLSSAVKYCHDLDVVHRDLKCENLLLDKDFNIKLSDFGFSKRCPRDGSGRIILSKTFCGSTAYAAPEVLQGIPYQPKVYDIWSLGVILYIMVCGSMPYNDSDIKKMLRIQKEHRVDFPRSKNLTGECKDLIYRILQPDVNRRLHIDEILSHSWLQPPKPKAMSSASFKREGEGKYRTQCKLDTRPASRPEHQPEHLPDHKLGAKTQHRLLVVPENEDRVEDRLAETSKAKDHHVTGAEVGKAST from the coding sequence ATGGACGATGCCGCGGTCCTAAGGAAGAAAGGTTACATCGTGGGCATCAATCTTGGTAAGGGCTCATATGCAAAAGTCAAATCTGCCTACTCTGAGCGCCTCAAGTTCAACGTGGCGGTCAAGATCATCGACCGCAAGAAGACACCCACCGACTTTGTGGAGAGATTCCTTCCTCGGGAGATGGACATCCTGGCAACCGTCAACCACCGCTCCATCATCAAGACGTACGAAATCTTTGAGACCTCTGATGGCCGCATCTACATCGTCATGGAGCTCGGGGTCCAGGGCGACCTCCTTGAGTTCATCAAGTGTCGGGGAGCGCTGCACGAGGACGTGGCTCGTAAGATGTTCCGCCAGCTCTCCTCGGCTGTCAAGTACTGCCACGATCTGGACGTTGTCCACAGAGATCTCAAGTGCGAGAACCTCCTCCTCGACAAGGACTTCAACATCAAGCTCTCTGACTTTGGCTTCTCCAAGCGCTGCCCGCGGGACGGCAGTGGCCGCATCATCCTCAGCAAGACCTTCTGTGGGTCGACGGCTTATGCAGCGCCTGAGGTGCTGCAGGGCATCCCCTACCAGCCCAAGGTGTATGACATCTGGAGCCTGGGCGTGATCCTCTACATCATGGTCTGTGGCTCCATGCCCTACAATGACTCTGACATCAAGAAGATGCTGCGCATCCAGAAGGAGCACCGTGTGGACTTCCCCCGCTCCAAGAACCTGACGGGTGAGTGCAAGGACCTCATCTACAGAATCCTGCAGCCGGACGTCAACCGGCGACTGCACATTGACGAGATTCTCAGCCACTCATGGCTGCAGCCCCCCAAGCCCAAAGCCATGTCTTCTGCCTCTTTCAAGAGGGAGGGTGAGGGCAAGTACCGGACCCAGTGCAAACTGGACACCCGGCCAGCCTCTCGCCCCGAGCACCAGCCCGAACACCTGCCTGACCACAAGCTGGGGGCCAAAACCCAGCACCGGCTGCTGGTGGTGCCTGAGAATGAGGACAGGGTGGAGGACAGGCTGGCTGAGACCTCCAAGGCAAAAGATCATCACGTCACCGGAGCCGAGGTGGGGAAAGCGAGCACCTAG
- the ESS2 gene encoding splicing factor ESS-2 homolog, translated as METPGASTRALLLPAASGPRRKRAAGESLATSKQRVLDEEEYIEGLQTVIQRDFFPDVEKLQAQKEYLEAEENGDLERMRQIAIKFGSALGKMSREPPPPYVTPATFETPDVHTGTGMVGNKPRGRGRGLEDGDGEAGEEEEKEPLPSLDVFLSRYTSEDNASFQEIMEVAKEKSRARHTWLYQAEEEFEKRQKDNLALPSAEHQAIESSQAGVETWKYKAKNSLMYYPEGVPDEEQLFKKPRQVVHKNTRFLRDPFSQALSRSQLQQAAALNAQHKQGKVGPDGKELIPQDSPRVGGFGFVATPSPAPGVNESPLMTWGEVENTPLRVEGSETPYVDRTPGPAFKILEPGRRERLGLKMANEAAAKNRAKKQEALRRVTENLASLTPKGLSPAMSPALQRLVSRTASKYTDRALRASYTPSPARSTHLKTPAGGPQTPTSTPAPGSTARTPLNQDPASITDNLLQLPARRKASDFF; from the exons ATGGAGACGCCCGGCGCATCAACCCGGGCCCTGCTGCTCCCTGCCGCGTCCGGGCCCCGGAGGAAGCGCGCGGCAGGGGAGTCGCTTGCGACGAGCAAGCAACGGGTCCTGGACGAAGAAGAGTACATCGAG GGCCTCCAGACAGTCATCCAGAGGGACTTCTTTCCTGATGTAGAAAAGCTGCAGGCCCAGAAAGAGTACCTGGAGGCTGAGGAGAATGGAGACCTGGAGCGGATGCGTCAGATTGCCATCAAGTTTGGTTCTGCCCTGGGCAAGATGTCCCGAGAGCCCCCACCGCCCT ATGTGACTCCAGCCACATTTGAAACCCCTGATGTGCACACAGGCACCGGAATGGTGGGCAACAAGCCCCGGGGCCGGGGCCGAGGCCTGGAAGATGGCGATG gagaggctggagaggaggaggagaaggagcccCTGCCCAGCCTGGATGTCTTCCTGAGCCGGTATACAAGTGAGGACAATGCCTCCTTCCAGGAGATCATGGAGGTGGCCAAGGAGAAGAGCCGGGCACGCCACACATGGCTCTACCAAGCCGAGGAGGAGTTTGAGAag AGGCAGAAAGATAATCTTGCACTTCCGTCGGCAGAGCACCAAGCCATCGAGAGCAGCCAGGCCGGTGTGGAGACCTGGAAGTACAAGGCCAAAAACTCCCTGATGTACTACCCAGAGG GTGTCCCTGATGAAGAACAGCTGTTTAAGAAGCCAAGGCAGGTGGTGCATAAGAATACTCGCTTCCTCAGGGACCCCTTCAGCCAGGCCCTGAGCAGGTCCCAGCTGCAGCAGGCCGCCGCCCTCAATGCCCAG CACAAACAGGGCAAGGTGGGCCCTGATGGCAAAGAACTGATCCCCCAGGATTCCCCCCGAGTGGGCGGATTTGGATTTGTTGCaaccccctctcctgcccctg GTGTGAACGAGTCACCGCTGATGACCTGGGGGGAGGTTGAAAACACTCCCTTGAGAGTGGAAGGATCTGAGACCCCCTATGTGGACAGGACACCAGGGCCAGCCTTCAAG ATCTTGGAGCCGGGCCGCAGGGAACGGCTGGGGCTGAAGATGGCCAACGAGGCTGCAGCCAAGAACCGGGCCAAGAAGCAGGAAGCCTTGAGGAGAGTGACGGAGAACCTGGCCAG CCTCACCCCCAAAGGCCTGAGCCCAGCCATGTCTCCAGCCCTGCAGCGCCTCGTGAGCAGGACGGCCAGCAAGTACACAGACCGGGCCCTGCGGGCCAGCTACACCCCATCTCCAGCACGCTCAACCCACCTCAAGACCCCAGCTGGTGGGCCCCAGACCCCCACGAGCACGCCGGCTCCTGGCTCTACAGCACGCACCCCCCTCAACCAAGATCCAGCCTCCATCACGGACAATCTGCTACAACTCCCTGCCCGGCGCAAAGCCTCAGACTTCTTCTAG